A part of Liolophura sinensis isolate JHLJ2023 chromosome 1, CUHK_Ljap_v2, whole genome shotgun sequence genomic DNA contains:
- the LOC135481890 gene encoding DNA polymerase epsilon subunit 2-like yields the protein MASHEKSRIVSNFKMHGLTPRSEASKYLVEVLGPLSPNAREKWLDKIIECLLKQSLKSALVDRAACEAAVKECNAEHSDDSENAFLVIDAFSVPRFTYVSARKRFLPNSELAIGAPTLHGSASDKVNLFREHYAILHQRTARHELFTPPAVGTVKELQNRKFQLKPIEYLLGSSTKMGEIIVLGMLSQLKEGKWFLEDPTGVVQLDLSKANFHSGLFTENCFVLAEGKYEDEVFHVNAFGFPPPEPAKQTCSFFGNINFFGGPSPTSARTSVKLKQLEENADSMLVFLSDVWLDDTRVMDKLRLLFSGYAEFPPTCFVFCGNFLSASYGNSHSSILKENLQSLGNLISEYKELVENSRFVFVPGPNDCGMATILPRTAIPSCLTTGVTSKLPTAVFASNPCRIQYCTQEIVVFREDIVTKMCRNCVKFPTDNNIPSHFAKTVISQGHLSPLPLHVSPVYWAYDNALRIYPLPDLIVCADKFDPFYVMQTDTTVMNPGSFPRTGFSFKVYLPASRQIEDSKIEE from the coding sequence ATGGCTTCTCACGAGAAAAGCCGTATCGTGAGTAATTTTAAGATGCATGGTTTAACTCCTCGGAGTGAAGCCAGTAAGTACCTCGTTGAGGTGCTGGGTCCGCTAAGTCCCAATGCTAGAGAGAAATGGCTTGACAAGATTATCGAGTGTTTGCTGAAACAGTCGTTAAAAAGTGCCCTCGTAGACCGCGCAGCTTGCGAGGCAGCTGTGAAGGAATGCAATGCCGAACACAGTGACGATAGTGAAAACGCCTTCTTGGTCATCGATGCTTTTTCGGTGCCTAGATTTACTTACGTGTCTGCCAGAAAACGGTTCCTGCCAAATAGTGAACTTGCCATAGGGGCACCTACACTTCATGGTTCCGCCAGTGATAAAGTTAACCTGTTCAGGGAGCACTATGCTATCCTCCATCAGCGCACTGCACGTCACGAGCTGTTCACACCACCGGCAGTTGGTACAGTCAAAGAGTTACAGAACCGGAAATTCCAGCTTAAACCCATCGAATACCTGCTTGGAAGTTCGACAAAAATGGGTGAGATAATAGTATTGGGGATGTTGTCACAGCTGAAGGAAGGCAAGTGGTTCTTGGAAGACCCAACTGGTGTGGTACAACTGGATCTGTCAAAGGCGAACTTCCACAGTGGACTAttcacagaaaactgttttgtattGGCAGAGGGAAAGTACGAAGATGAAGTGTTCCATGTTAATGCATTTGGTTTTCCACCACCAGAGCCCGCAAAACAAACCTGCTCTTTTTTTGGCAACATTAATTTCTTTGGAGGTCCATCACCAACAAGTGCAAGGACATCTGTTAAGTTGAAACAGCTGGAAGAAAATGCTGATTCTATGCTAGTTTTTCTCTCAGATGTCTGGCTGGATGACACCAGAGTGATGGATAAGCTCAGATTGCTTTTCTCTGGTTATGCAGAATTTCCTCCtacgtgttttgttttttgtggaaATTTTCTGTCTGCATCGTATGGAAATTCCCACAGTTCGATTTTAAAGGAAAACTTGCAGAGCCTGGGCAATCTTATCAGTGAATACAAGGAGCTTGTCGAAAACAGtagatttgtttttgttcctGGTCCCAATGATTGTGGAATGGCAACAATACTTCCACGAACAGCCATCCCAAGCTGTTTGACTACAGGAGTCACAAGTAAGTTGCCGACTGCTGTGTTTGCCAGTAACCCTTGCCGCATCCAGTACTGCACGCAGGAGATCGTTGTTTTCAGGGAGGACATTGTAACAAAGATGTGCCGTAACTGTGTCAAATTTCCTACTGATAACAATATTCCTTCCCATTTCGCAAAGACAGTAATTAGCCAGGGCCATTTGTCGCCCTTGCCTCTGCATGTGTCACCAGTGTACTGGGCCTACGATAATGCATTGCGGATCTATCCACTGCCTGATCTGATTGTGTGTGCTGATAAGTTTGACCCTTTCTATGTGATGCAGACAGACACAACAGTTATGAACCCTGGCTCCTTCCCTCGTACAGGATTTAGTTTCAAAGTGTATTTGCCTGCTTCTAGACAGATTGAGGACAGCAAGATAGAAGAGTAG